A region of Haladaptatus caseinilyticus DNA encodes the following proteins:
- a CDS encoding fumarylacetoacetate hydrolase family protein has protein sequence MSHVRFRDPAGYVRDGLWTDDGITFADDTYDPTEINILPPTDPTKIVCVGLNYADHAEESGMEIPSRPLLFLKPPNAVAGHGDTITLPAGKERVEFEAELGVVIGQQCRNVAAENAEAVIEGYTCVNDISNRDDQMVEQNWIRGKAFDGSAPIGPVVAPPEAVPDDAMVELRLNGEIKQRSSRSEFIFSVPEIIEEITAYLTLEPGDVIITGTPAGVGPLSDGDRVEVEIEGVGTLEHDVSTE, from the coding sequence ATGTCGCACGTACGATTTCGTGACCCTGCAGGCTATGTTCGCGACGGTCTGTGGACGGACGATGGCATCACCTTCGCCGACGACACGTATGATCCTACTGAGATAAACATCCTCCCACCGACTGATCCAACGAAGATCGTCTGTGTCGGACTCAACTATGCAGACCACGCGGAAGAGTCGGGAATGGAAATCCCAAGCCGTCCATTGTTGTTTTTGAAACCGCCGAACGCAGTGGCCGGACACGGTGATACGATTACGCTCCCTGCTGGCAAGGAACGAGTCGAATTCGAGGCCGAACTCGGCGTTGTTATCGGCCAGCAGTGTCGAAACGTGGCTGCTGAGAACGCCGAAGCAGTCATCGAAGGGTACACGTGTGTCAACGATATCTCGAACCGCGACGACCAGATGGTCGAACAAAACTGGATTCGAGGGAAAGCGTTCGACGGATCCGCGCCCATCGGACCGGTCGTTGCCCCACCGGAAGCGGTACCGGACGACGCGATGGTCGAACTGAGACTGAATGGGGAAATCAAGCAACGGTCTTCCCGCTCGGAGTTCATATTCTCCGTTCCGGAGATCATCGAGGAGATCACGGCGTATCTCACGCTCGAACCGGGTGACGTCATCATCACGGGGACGCCTGCGGGTGTCGGTCCGCTCTCCGACGGCGATCGGGTCGAAGTCGAGATCGAAGGCGTCGGAACCCTCGAACACGACGTCAGTACGGAATAG
- a CDS encoding aldo/keto reductase, producing the protein MEYRKLGSTGTKVSELCFGTWRFGKETGGVLETDREEAHDLLDAAWEHGINFIDSANVYGNPNGTSEKYIGEWLSDHDREDFVLTSKVYFPFDESNPNGSGLSRTHIRNQIRGTLDRLGTDYLDLYYIHRWDEETPIEETLDTLNGLVEEGKVNYLGASSMAAWELTKALWKSDTYQWERFDVTQPLHHAGYYEDVKDYLDVCSDQNIAVCPYSPLAGGFLTGKYERADPDDPQAVKGPDGARGNFDDVFGDYYASERGWKVLDAIRDVADEVDATPAQVSLRWLMDHDDFTCVPIIGARTTEQLDENVGACDVNLSEEQWNRIMDARYRADDTLWGH; encoded by the coding sequence ATGGAATACCGAAAGTTAGGCTCGACAGGAACGAAGGTTTCCGAACTGTGTTTCGGTACGTGGCGATTCGGGAAGGAAACCGGCGGCGTCCTCGAAACGGATCGAGAGGAAGCACACGACCTCCTCGATGCGGCATGGGAGCACGGAATAAATTTCATCGACAGCGCCAACGTCTACGGAAATCCGAACGGAACGAGCGAAAAATACATCGGCGAGTGGCTTTCGGATCACGACCGTGAGGACTTCGTCCTGACCTCGAAAGTTTACTTCCCGTTCGACGAATCGAATCCGAACGGGTCCGGACTCTCACGGACACACATTCGAAACCAGATTCGAGGGACCTTGGACAGACTGGGAACCGATTACCTCGATCTCTATTACATTCACCGCTGGGACGAGGAGACGCCGATAGAAGAGACGCTCGATACACTGAACGGGCTCGTCGAGGAAGGAAAAGTGAACTACCTCGGCGCATCGTCGATGGCCGCGTGGGAACTCACGAAAGCGCTCTGGAAGTCGGACACGTACCAGTGGGAACGGTTCGACGTTACACAACCCCTCCACCACGCTGGCTACTACGAGGACGTGAAGGACTATCTCGACGTCTGTAGCGATCAAAACATCGCTGTCTGCCCGTACTCTCCGCTTGCAGGTGGTTTCCTGACCGGAAAGTACGAGCGTGCGGACCCAGACGACCCGCAAGCCGTGAAAGGTCCCGACGGTGCCCGTGGGAATTTCGACGACGTCTTCGGCGATTACTATGCTTCGGAGCGAGGATGGAAAGTCCTCGATGCGATACGCGATGTGGCCGACGAGGTGGATGCGACACCCGCTCAAGTGTCGCTTCGATGGCTGATGGATCACGACGATTTCACGTGCGTCCCGATCATCGGCGCGCGAACGACCGAGCAGTTGGACGAGAACGTCGGTGCGTGCGACGTCAATTTGTCCGAAGAACAGTGGAATCGAATCATGGACGCTCGATATCGTGCGGACGATACCCTCTGGGGACACTGA
- a CDS encoding Bug family tripartite tricarboxylate transporter substrate binding protein, which produces MSGERTSRVTRRKFLKTNGLGLLTAGLAGCTQSWGNSEEFPSEKIEMIVPWSAGGGTDRTGRKLAELAGNEMDTSFYVTNKTGGSGSVGFNAIANAKPDGYTVGVTTVEICTISHLGIADVSPNGLKPVMQYNFDPASLTVPEKAPYDSLDGFVKYAKKNPGKIRISNSGTGAIWHLSAAGFAQQAGIDVKHAGYDGGSPATKAVLNGEVEATTASAAEVASQVKDGPLKILSVFGNERVSIFPNVPTLKEQGYDFTMGAWRGLTVPNETPDDRIKQLHDTYKSVYDSKTFESFMKQNGFGLVYRDTETFGSFMNEEHERFGNIIERLNLGN; this is translated from the coding sequence ATGAGTGGAGAAAGAACTAGCCGCGTCACTAGACGGAAGTTCCTCAAAACAAATGGATTAGGTCTCCTCACGGCAGGATTAGCGGGCTGCACCCAATCCTGGGGAAACAGCGAGGAATTCCCAAGCGAGAAAATCGAAATGATCGTCCCGTGGTCCGCTGGGGGTGGGACCGACCGTACCGGACGAAAGCTCGCGGAACTTGCGGGCAACGAGATGGACACGAGTTTTTACGTCACCAACAAAACTGGTGGTAGCGGCAGCGTCGGGTTCAACGCAATCGCCAATGCGAAACCGGACGGATACACCGTCGGCGTGACGACCGTCGAGATCTGTACCATCTCGCATCTCGGCATCGCGGACGTCTCACCGAACGGTCTGAAACCGGTAATGCAGTACAACTTCGACCCAGCGTCGCTCACGGTCCCGGAAAAAGCGCCGTACGATTCCCTCGATGGGTTCGTCAAGTATGCCAAGAAGAATCCCGGAAAGATTCGAATTTCGAATTCGGGCACCGGTGCCATTTGGCACCTTTCTGCCGCCGGATTCGCACAACAGGCGGGTATCGACGTCAAACACGCCGGATACGACGGTGGTTCACCGGCGACGAAAGCAGTGCTGAACGGGGAAGTCGAGGCGACGACGGCGAGTGCGGCCGAAGTAGCATCACAGGTCAAAGACGGGCCACTCAAAATATTGTCCGTGTTCGGCAACGAACGTGTCAGTATCTTCCCGAACGTACCGACATTGAAGGAACAGGGGTACGATTTTACCATGGGTGCATGGCGGGGGCTGACCGTTCCGAACGAAACCCCCGACGATCGAATCAAACAGCTTCACGATACGTATAAATCGGTCTACGACTCGAAGACGTTCGAATCGTTCATGAAACAGAACGGGTTCGGGCTAGTGTATCGTGATACGGAAACCTTCGGCTCGTTCATGAACGAGGAGCACGAGCGATTCGGCAACATCATCGAGCGATTGAACCTCGGCAACTGA
- a CDS encoding tripartite tricarboxylate transporter TctB family protein, which yields MSFKIRHATHISSILLILLSAGVFFVSGTFPASPNASAPGAGFFPRVIAVGIGGMALVQLIRPNEQRVYTVTRDDITTVGSVIGFLVGYIVLMPILGFFLDTVVFLFAFMWYSGVRQPSLAAAISVGLTFVLYYTFVGFLTVSLPESAILPVTDLLPIQLGILEVSTR from the coding sequence ATGAGTTTCAAAATCCGTCACGCAACGCACATCTCGTCGATATTACTCATCCTCCTCAGTGCTGGGGTTTTCTTCGTCAGCGGTACGTTTCCTGCCAGTCCGAACGCCTCCGCACCTGGTGCGGGATTTTTCCCCCGCGTTATCGCCGTCGGTATCGGAGGAATGGCGCTCGTTCAACTCATACGACCGAATGAACAACGAGTGTACACCGTGACCAGGGACGATATCACGACGGTCGGTAGCGTCATCGGATTTCTCGTGGGATACATCGTCTTGATGCCAATCCTCGGCTTTTTCCTCGATACGGTCGTGTTTCTGTTCGCCTTCATGTGGTACTCCGGCGTACGACAACCGTCGCTTGCTGCGGCCATTTCGGTGGGACTCACGTTCGTCCTGTATTATACATTCGTCGGATTTCTCACCGTCTCGCTCCCCGAAAGCGCCATCCTCCCCGTTACGGATCTGTTGCCGATTCAGCTCGGTATTCTCGAGGTGAGCACGAGATGA